A window of Microcystis aeruginosa FD4 contains these coding sequences:
- a CDS encoding DUF2283 domain-containing protein, with protein sequence MKIDYDQAANAAYIRRFEGKVIDSEEVAPGIVYDYDETDRIVGIEILGVKQRTAEQFKNIDFLLEESEKQEIRQWFGKLILNC encoded by the coding sequence ATGAAAATAGACTATGATCAAGCCGCTAATGCCGCTTATATTCGTCGTTTTGAGGGAAAGGTTATTGATTCTGAGGAGGTAGCGCCTGGAATTGTCTATGATTACGATGAGACGGATAGGATTGTGGGGATTGAGATTTTAGGAGTCAAGCAGAGAACGGCTGAACAATTTAAAAATATTGATTTTCTGTTGGAAGAGAGTGAAAAACAAGAGATTAGACAATGGTTCGGAAAGTTAATACTAAATTGTTAA
- a CDS encoding transposase, which translates to MFNSTHPLTSKQVREYWDKWQQPGLFFFQLPKYSSEMNLIETEWHQLKTHELAGQIFPDQSDLAIAVKQGIEARAQKGGYETHCFKFNSA; encoded by the coding sequence ATATTTAATTCCACCCACCCACTTACGAGTAAGCAAGTCAGAGAATATTGGGATAAGTGGCAGCAGCCAGGATTATTTTTCTTTCAACTGCCCAAATATTCCTCTGAAATGAATCTTATTGAAACTGAATGGCATCAATTGAAAACTCACGAACTGGCAGGTCAAATTTTTCCCGATCAGTCCGATTTAGCGATCGCTGTTAAACAAGGGATCGAAGCTCGCGCTCAAAAAGGAGGATACGAAACTCACTGTTTTAAGTTTAATTCTGCCTAG
- a CDS encoding methyltransferase domain-containing protein codes for MELDQRIADFYDSSSGLWERIWGEHMHHGYYGRGGKIKLDRRQAQIDLIEELLTWGDVTGANQILDVGCGIGGSSLYLAEKFHSQGVGITLSPVQAARANQRAQEFNLEEQVSFCVADALKTPFPENNFDLVWSLESGEHMPDKRQFLRECYRVLQPGGTFLMATWCHRPTTSLAGNLTAGEIKLLNEIYQVYCLPYVISLPEYADIAHEIGFRDLKTDDWSLSVAAFWDVVIDSALTTDAIAGLLASGYTTIQGALSLGLMRRGYESGLIRFGLLQGKK; via the coding sequence ATGGAACTTGATCAACGAATAGCCGATTTTTATGACTCCTCTAGTGGACTGTGGGAAAGGATTTGGGGCGAACATATGCACCATGGTTACTACGGTCGCGGCGGCAAGATTAAACTCGATCGCCGTCAGGCACAAATTGATTTAATAGAAGAATTATTAACTTGGGGAGATGTCACCGGCGCTAATCAGATTCTCGATGTGGGTTGTGGTATTGGTGGCAGTAGCCTTTATCTGGCCGAAAAATTTCACAGCCAAGGGGTGGGGATTACCCTATCCCCAGTACAAGCCGCTAGAGCCAACCAAAGAGCGCAAGAGTTCAATTTAGAAGAACAAGTGAGTTTTTGTGTGGCTGATGCCCTAAAAACCCCCTTTCCTGAGAATAATTTTGATCTGGTCTGGTCTTTGGAAAGTGGCGAACATATGCCCGATAAAAGGCAATTTCTGCGGGAATGTTATCGGGTTTTGCAGCCCGGGGGGACTTTTTTGATGGCAACTTGGTGTCATCGTCCCACCACTTCCCTGGCTGGTAATTTAACGGCAGGGGAGATTAAGCTATTAAACGAGATTTATCAGGTTTATTGTCTGCCCTATGTGATTTCTTTGCCAGAATACGCCGATATTGCCCATGAAATTGGCTTTCGAGACCTAAAAACCGATGATTGGTCCCTATCGGTGGCCGCTTTTTGGGATGTGGTGATTGACTCGGCCTTAACCACAGATGCGATCGCTGGTTTGTTAGCAAGCGGTTACACTACTATCCAAGGAGCTTTATCTTTAGGGTTAATGCGGCGCGGTTACGAGTCGGGTTTAATTCGTTTTGGCTTACTGCAAGGGAAGAAATAA
- a CDS encoding extracellular catalytic domain type 2 short-chain-length polyhydroxyalkanoate depolymerase, producing MIKAGLKLLAVLIFSIFSFNGAVLAEEAPKLSGYQADLSQTSVSGLSSGAFMTAQFHVAYSDRLVGAGIIAGGPFYCVGSYETDPEQFLEQATSTCMNPLTESVGPDGKRLFKKAQELAKANKIADLNNLKDDRVYLFSGSNDRVVKTVVVDEVEDFYQAAGLPSENIKYDKNVNAGHAIIVEQSRVSCSDTKSPFINDCDFMQSHRILGHIYGQLNPPVDSNRLSGQIIRFDQSEFIDGKKTSMSREAYVYVPEACKKESCKVHVAIHGCKQGATEIDDTYYTKTGYNEIADTNRIIVLYPQVEPSASIPYNPQGCWDFWGYSSADPDNPVFYTRESPQMRAIVAMLERLAEPRPQ from the coding sequence ATGATTAAGGCAGGATTAAAACTACTGGCTGTTTTGATTTTTAGTATTTTTAGCTTCAATGGGGCGGTCTTGGCCGAGGAAGCACCCAAGCTATCTGGTTATCAGGCAGATTTAAGCCAAACATCTGTTTCTGGTCTTTCATCAGGGGCCTTCATGACGGCTCAATTCCATGTCGCCTACTCAGATAGGCTGGTAGGAGCAGGTATCATTGCTGGCGGTCCTTTTTATTGTGTAGGTTCTTACGAGACGGACCCAGAGCAATTTCTCGAGCAAGCGACATCAACTTGCATGAATCCTCTGACTGAGTCAGTAGGACCGGATGGAAAAAGATTATTTAAAAAAGCTCAAGAACTTGCCAAGGCTAACAAAATTGCCGATCTCAACAACTTAAAAGATGATCGAGTCTATCTGTTCAGTGGTTCAAATGATCGCGTAGTTAAAACTGTCGTCGTTGACGAAGTAGAAGATTTTTATCAAGCTGCTGGCTTACCCTCAGAAAATATTAAATACGACAAGAATGTCAATGCCGGTCATGCCATAATTGTCGAGCAGTCTAGGGTGTCATGTTCGGATACTAAGTCACCCTTTATAAACGACTGCGATTTCATGCAATCCCATCGGATTTTAGGCCATATTTATGGCCAGTTGAATCCACCGGTTGACTCTAATAGATTAAGTGGCCAGATTATTCGGTTTGACCAGAGCGAGTTTATTGACGGTAAAAAGACGAGTATGAGTCGGGAGGCTTATGTTTATGTACCTGAAGCCTGTAAAAAAGAAAGCTGCAAAGTTCATGTAGCTATTCATGGTTGCAAACAGGGGGCAACGGAAATTGATGATACTTACTACACTAAAACTGGTTACAATGAAATAGCTGATACCAATAGGATAATTGTCTTATATCCCCAGGTTGAACCGTCAGCATCAATCCCTTACAATCCCCAGGGATGCTGGGATTTTTGGGGATATTCTAGTGCAGACCCAGACAATCCTGTCTTTTATACTAGAGAGTCTCCCCAGATGAGGGCAATTGTCGCTATGTTAGAACGTTTGGCAGAACCGCGCCCTCAATAA
- a CDS encoding phasin family protein gives MQNELVKQWIDSNKLAIESFKNITSTNVNAMDAMLTSFVNPSAFAELSKSYLSLTKELGEVYTDSINELFQSQLKLVNLQATSDSFKDLGEIYVSSMTSLGLKQAELMRLYLETTAKYLEILKGAQKVDDLFNVQTSIFSELQEKLQGNMIETMGVFNSINTALDNWTQKSLDAFASDES, from the coding sequence ATGCAAAACGAGCTAGTTAAACAGTGGATTGACTCAAACAAATTGGCAATAGAGTCCTTCAAGAATATTACGTCAACTAATGTGAACGCGATGGATGCCATGTTAACAAGTTTTGTTAACCCCAGCGCCTTCGCTGAACTAAGTAAGAGTTATCTAAGCTTGACCAAAGAATTGGGGGAAGTTTATACTGATAGTATTAATGAACTATTTCAAAGCCAACTGAAGCTGGTGAATTTACAGGCAACCTCTGATTCTTTTAAGGACTTGGGTGAAATTTATGTAAGTTCGATGACCAGTCTCGGACTAAAGCAAGCAGAATTGATGCGCCTGTATCTAGAAACTACAGCCAAGTATCTAGAGATATTAAAGGGCGCTCAAAAAGTAGATGATCTATTCAATGTCCAAACCAGTATTTTTAGCGAACTTCAAGAAAAGTTGCAGGGGAACATGATCGAAACAATGGGAGTTTTTAACTCTATCAATACTGCTCTGGACAATTGGACTCAAAAAAGCCTTGACGCATTCGCATCTGATGAGAGTTAA
- a CDS encoding FAD-dependent hydroxylase, producing the protein MLGRDNYDLIIVGGGIVGTTLAVALKNTGLNIAMIEERPLEVAASRRQAYALSLMSSRIFTGLGIWDKISPNIGKFRHIRLSDADFPIFVPFVVDELKTDYLGYVGEHQVILTALHNASQDCDRIDWLSPAKVLEVEYGAETATVTLEEAGQTRKITAKLVIGADGAKSAIRQGAQIKTKGWKYWQSCVAFTIKHQRDRNDTAFERFWPTGPMGILPLRGNRCQIVWTNPHEEAKKLQEMPEAEFLDKLEAYTGGLLGKIELVSPRALFPVQLMQSDTYVKPRLALIGDAAHCCHPVGGQGLNLGIRDAAALAQVLKEAAEKPEDIGALSTLKSYEKWRRSENLAILGFTDFLDRLFSNNWPPIVVIRRLGLAVMRGFPPLKLFALQLMTGLKGRIPQLAR; encoded by the coding sequence ATGTTAGGACGGGACAACTACGATTTAATCATTGTCGGGGGCGGCATAGTCGGAACCACCCTAGCGGTGGCTTTAAAAAATACAGGACTAAATATCGCTATGATCGAGGAACGTCCCCTAGAGGTGGCCGCCTCCCGTCGTCAAGCTTATGCCCTCTCGCTGATGTCGAGTCGGATTTTTACAGGCTTAGGTATCTGGGATAAAATCTCGCCCAATATCGGTAAATTTCGTCATATTCGCCTTTCTGATGCCGATTTTCCGATTTTTGTCCCCTTTGTGGTCGATGAGCTAAAAACCGATTATTTGGGCTATGTGGGCGAACATCAAGTGATTCTAACCGCCCTGCACAATGCCAGCCAAGATTGCGATCGCATTGACTGGTTATCCCCTGCTAAAGTGTTAGAAGTGGAGTACGGAGCAGAAACAGCCACTGTCACCCTGGAAGAAGCCGGTCAAACCCGAAAAATCACCGCAAAATTAGTTATCGGGGCCGATGGAGCCAAATCCGCTATCCGGCAAGGGGCGCAAATTAAAACCAAAGGTTGGAAATATTGGCAATCCTGTGTCGCTTTCACCATTAAACATCAACGCGATCGCAACGATACCGCCTTTGAAAGATTTTGGCCCACCGGTCCCATGGGCATTTTACCGCTCCGGGGTAATCGCTGTCAGATCGTTTGGACAAATCCCCATGAAGAAGCGAAAAAACTGCAAGAAATGCCCGAAGCGGAATTTCTTGACAAATTAGAGGCATATACGGGGGGATTACTGGGAAAAATAGAATTAGTTAGCCCCCGCGCTCTCTTTCCCGTACAGTTAATGCAGAGTGATACCTATGTTAAACCCCGACTGGCTTTAATTGGTGATGCCGCCCACTGTTGTCATCCCGTCGGTGGTCAAGGTTTAAATTTAGGCATTCGCGACGCAGCCGCTTTAGCGCAGGTATTAAAGGAAGCAGCGGAAAAGCCAGAGGATATAGGAGCGCTTTCTACCCTAAAATCCTACGAAAAATGGCGTAGATCGGAGAATTTAGCGATTTTAGGCTTCACGGATTTTCTAGATCGCCTGTTCTCCAATAACTGGCCGCCCATCGTTGTCATCCGTCGTCTCGGATTGGCAGTTATGCGCGGTTTTCCCCCGTTGAAATTGTTTGCCCTGCAATTAATGACGGGATTAAAAGGACGTATTCCCCAATTAGCTAGATAG
- a CDS encoding S9 family peptidase — translation MSNQISAYGSWKSPITSDLIVAASISLGGVIVDGEDIYWLEGRPQEKGRNVLVKLNPDGTTTDITPAPFNVRTRVHEYGGGSYLIVAGIIYFCNFADQRIYRQTADSLPQPLTPENSCRYADLILDKFGNRLICVCEDHSQKDREPVNSIVSIDVDTGEIKTLVSGDDFYTSPRLSADGSRLAWISWNHPHMPWDSSFLWVADINNLYLSDIRVIAGGENESVCEPRWSADEQLYFTSDRNDFWNFYCFNHDEQIEPVIEPIEAEFAYPHWVFGLSNYGFAGESKIICSYTKDGRWYLGSIDTVNREFREIITDDTNISSLQVRESKIVFIGGSFREVTAVVSRDLATGNREILKSSSNLTISSDYFSIPEMIAFPTSQGLTASAWYYPPKNPDYTAPNGELPPLLVKSHGGPTAAATSSLSLRVQYWTSRGFGYLDVNYGGSTGYGRQYRQRLLGNWGIVDVEDCINGAKYLVNQGLVDGERLAISGGSAGGYTTLAALTFHDTFKAGASYYGVSDLEVLATDTHKFESRYLDKLVGLYPQEKEIYYQRSPIHFTAQLSCPVIFFQGLEDRVVPPNQAEMMVEALKAKGLPVAYVPFAGEQHGFRQAESIKRALDAEFYFYSCLFGFTPADNLKPVEIK, via the coding sequence ATGTCTAATCAAATATCAGCTTACGGTTCCTGGAAATCACCGATTACCTCCGATCTAATTGTGGCAGCATCGATTAGTCTTGGTGGTGTAATTGTAGATGGAGAAGATATTTATTGGTTAGAAGGCAGACCACAGGAAAAGGGGCGAAATGTTTTAGTTAAATTAAACCCCGACGGCACAACCACAGACATCACCCCAGCACCTTTTAATGTGCGAACTCGTGTCCATGAATACGGGGGAGGTTCCTATCTAATTGTTGCCGGAATTATCTATTTTTGTAATTTTGCTGACCAAAGAATTTATCGCCAAACTGCTGATAGTTTACCCCAACCTCTCACCCCAGAAAATTCCTGTCGTTATGCGGATTTAATTCTCGATAAATTTGGCAATCGTTTAATCTGTGTTTGTGAAGATCATAGCCAAAAAGATCGAGAACCAGTTAATAGTATTGTCAGCATCGATGTGGATACGGGAGAAATAAAAACTTTAGTATCTGGCGATGATTTTTATACCTCTCCTCGCTTGAGTGCCGACGGTTCTCGATTAGCTTGGATTAGTTGGAATCATCCTCATATGCCCTGGGATAGTTCTTTTCTCTGGGTGGCCGATATTAATAATCTTTATTTGAGTGATATTCGGGTCATTGCTGGCGGTGAAAATGAGTCGGTATGTGAACCGCGCTGGTCTGCCGATGAACAGTTATATTTTACCAGTGATCGCAATGATTTCTGGAACTTTTATTGCTTTAACCACGATGAACAAATAGAACCAGTTATCGAACCGATTGAGGCTGAATTTGCCTATCCTCATTGGGTTTTTGGGTTATCTAACTACGGTTTCGCCGGGGAATCAAAGATTATTTGTAGCTATACAAAAGATGGACGTTGGTATTTAGGGAGTATCGATACTGTTAATCGAGAATTTCGAGAAATTATTACTGATGATACTAACATTTCTTCCCTACAAGTTAGGGAGAGTAAAATAGTTTTTATTGGCGGTTCTTTCAGGGAAGTAACGGCGGTTGTCTCAAGGGATTTAGCCACAGGAAATAGAGAAATTCTCAAATCTTCCAGTAATTTAACTATTTCTAGCGATTATTTCTCGATTCCAGAAATGATTGCTTTTCCCACCAGTCAGGGACTAACTGCATCTGCTTGGTATTATCCCCCCAAAAACCCCGATTATACCGCCCCTAATGGCGAATTACCGCCCCTTTTAGTCAAAAGTCATGGTGGACCGACGGCTGCGGCGACCTCTAGTTTAAGTCTAAGGGTGCAATACTGGACCAGTCGCGGCTTTGGCTATCTAGATGTCAATTATGGCGGTAGTACGGGTTATGGTCGTCAATATCGTCAGCGTTTGCTGGGAAATTGGGGAATTGTCGATGTGGAAGACTGCATCAACGGGGCAAAATATTTGGTTAATCAGGGATTAGTCGATGGGGAAAGATTGGCAATTTCTGGAGGCAGTGCCGGTGGTTATACAACTTTAGCAGCCCTAACTTTTCATGATACTTTTAAAGCAGGAGCTAGTTATTACGGAGTTAGTGATTTAGAGGTTTTAGCCACCGATACCCATAAATTCGAGTCGAGATATTTAGATAAATTGGTGGGACTTTATCCTCAAGAAAAGGAAATTTACTATCAGCGATCGCCTATTCACTTTACCGCTCAGTTATCCTGTCCAGTGATCTTTTTCCAAGGTTTAGAAGATCGAGTAGTTCCACCCAATCAAGCAGAAATGATGGTAGAAGCTTTAAAAGCGAAAGGTTTACCCGTTGCTTACGTTCCCTTTGCGGGGGAACAACATGGATTTCGTCAAGCTGAATCGATAAAACGAGCATTAGATGCAGAATTTTATTTCTATTCCTGTCTCTTTGGTTTTACTCCTGCGGATAATTTAAAACCCGTAGAAATTAAGTAG
- a CDS encoding helix-hairpin-helix domain-containing protein has protein sequence MVKIISRQFLGTQSVYDIGVEKDHNFLLANGLIASNCFNKSHSTAYAYVTYQTAYLKANYPVEYMTALLTASSDNQDKVEKYRENCQKMNIDVEPPDINRSQKHFTPIGRKILFGLSAVRNLGENAIEAILKAREAAGGKFTSLGDFCERVDLRLVNKRALETLIYCGAFDKIQPNRHQLIEDLELVVAWAQKRTKEKESGQMNIFDMLGGSTENKQESEFEQSPSATPVEDFSLQEKLRLEKEHLGFYVSEHPLKALQRAAQVLSPINLADLEEHKTRKKVSAIVLLNAVKKIMTKKGTPMAFLTLEDASGQSEAVVFSDTYERLQKLLVEEATLMVWGKVDRRDDRVQLIIEDAEPIETIKMVMVNLSLQDVVNQNRQNLLKSILQSGDKQKAKVPVIATIGAGTQRQFVRLGQNYWVEDENSVLESLKVAGFLANSAPLINH, from the coding sequence ATGGTTAAAATCATCAGTCGTCAATTCTTGGGAACCCAGTCTGTTTACGATATTGGTGTAGAGAAAGATCATAATTTTTTACTGGCCAACGGGTTAATTGCCTCCAATTGTTTTAATAAATCTCACTCCACTGCCTACGCTTACGTTACCTATCAAACCGCTTATTTAAAAGCTAATTATCCTGTGGAATATATGACGGCGTTACTAACTGCTAGTAGCGATAATCAGGATAAGGTGGAAAAGTATCGAGAAAACTGTCAGAAAATGAATATCGATGTCGAACCTCCCGACATCAATCGATCGCAAAAACATTTTACCCCAATTGGGCGTAAAATTCTCTTTGGTTTGTCCGCAGTTAGAAATCTGGGCGAAAATGCGATCGAGGCTATTTTAAAAGCGCGGGAAGCAGCGGGGGGAAAGTTTACTTCTTTAGGGGATTTTTGCGAGCGTGTTGATTTGCGATTGGTCAACAAAAGAGCTTTAGAAACGCTAATTTATTGCGGTGCTTTTGATAAAATTCAACCTAATCGCCATCAATTAATTGAAGATTTAGAATTAGTAGTTGCTTGGGCGCAAAAACGCACCAAAGAGAAAGAAAGTGGTCAAATGAATATTTTTGATATGCTAGGAGGTAGCACAGAAAATAAACAAGAATCCGAGTTTGAACAGTCTCCCAGTGCAACCCCAGTGGAAGATTTTTCCCTACAAGAAAAGTTAAGACTGGAAAAAGAACATTTAGGTTTTTATGTTTCCGAACATCCTTTAAAAGCTTTACAAAGAGCCGCTCAAGTCCTATCTCCTATCAATTTAGCTGACTTAGAAGAACACAAAACCAGAAAAAAAGTCAGTGCCATTGTCCTATTAAATGCCGTCAAGAAAATTATGACCAAAAAAGGGACTCCCATGGCCTTTTTAACCCTAGAAGATGCCTCGGGACAATCGGAAGCGGTGGTTTTTTCCGATACCTACGAACGTCTGCAAAAATTATTAGTGGAGGAAGCAACTTTAATGGTGTGGGGAAAAGTTGATCGCCGAGATGATCGGGTACAATTAATTATCGAAGATGCGGAACCGATCGAAACCATTAAAATGGTGATGGTTAATTTATCGCTGCAAGATGTTGTCAACCAAAATCGTCAAAATCTTCTTAAAAGTATTCTGCAATCGGGAGACAAACAAAAGGCAAAAGTTCCCGTTATTGCCACCATCGGTGCGGGAACTCAGCGTCAATTTGTGCGTTTAGGGCAAAACTATTGGGTAGAGGATGAAAATTCGGTGCTAGAGTCTCTGAAAGTTGCGGGTTTTCTGGCTAATTCTGCACCTCTGATTAATCATTAA
- a CDS encoding IS1 family transposase (programmed frameshift), giving the protein MQCPECESTHIRKNGINKQGKQNHICVTCSRQFIDSYEKQKGYDEETKRECLTAYVKGMGFRGIERLKGVHHTTIINWVKSVGNLLPVAYDPETIPEVGELDELETFVGSKKNKIWVWTAVDHFKKGILGWGIPDHSSETFRPLWELVKSWGCYFYVSDGWSVYPCFIAEGDHIVSKTYMTRVEGENTGLRHYLARLHRQTLCYSKSREMLGYSIRLLIHYLKFQEVPIPY; this is encoded by the exons ATGCAATGCCCTGAATGTGAATCTACCCATATCCGTAAAAATGGCATCAATAAACAAGGTAAACAAAATCATATTTGCGTCACCTGTAGTCGTCAATTTATTGATAGCTATGAAAAACAGAAAGGCTATGACGAAGAAACGAAGCGAGAATGCCTAACTGCCTATGTTAAAGGGATGGGATTTCGAGGTATAGAACGGTTGAAGGGAGTTCATCATACAACGATAATTAATTGGGTAAAATCTGTGGGAAATTTATTGCCAGTCGCCTATGACCCGGAAACAATTCCTGAAGTAGGGGAACTAGATGAATTGGAAACCTTTGTTGGCTCAAAAAAAAACAAAATCTGGGTGTGGACAGCCGTTGACCACTTTAAAAAAGGAATTTTAGGTTGGGGAATC CCAGACCATAGTAGCGAAACGTTTCGCCCCTTATGGGAATTAGTTAAGTCTTGGGGATGCTATTTTTATGTGAGTGATGGATGGTCAGTTTATCCATGTTTTATAGCAGAGGGCGACCATATAGTTAGTAAGACTTATATGACCAGAGTAGAGGGTGAGAACACAGGTTTAAGACATTATCTAGCCCGATTGCATCGCCAAACACTCTGCTATTCTAAGTCTAGAGAAATGTTAGGATACTCTATTCGTTTATTAATTCATTATCTGAAGTTTCAAGAAGTGCCTATTCCTTACTGA
- the gvpA gene encoding gas vesicle structural protein GvpA, with protein sequence MKTTKRSITMAVEKTNSSSSLAEVIDRILDKGIVIDAWARVSLVGIELLAIEARVVIASVETYLKYAEAVGLTQSAAVPA encoded by the coding sequence ATGAAAACAACAAAAAGGTCTATTACCATGGCAGTTGAAAAAACCAACTCTTCCTCTAGCTTGGCTGAAGTTATTGATCGTATCCTTGACAAGGGGATCGTTATTGATGCCTGGGCTCGCGTCTCTCTGGTGGGTATCGAATTATTAGCGATTGAAGCTCGTGTAGTTATCGCTTCGGTTGAAACCTACCTCAAATATGCTGAAGCCGTTGGTCTGACTCAATCTGCAGCGGTTCCTGCTTAA
- the gvpA gene encoding gas vesicle structural protein GvpA → MAVEKTNSSSSLAEVIDRILDKGIVIDAWARVSLVGIELLAIEARVVIASVETYLKYAEAVGLTQSAAVPA, encoded by the coding sequence ATGGCAGTTGAAAAAACCAACTCTTCCTCTAGCTTGGCTGAAGTTATTGATCGTATCCTTGACAAAGGTATCGTTATTGATGCCTGGGCTCGCGTTTCTCTGGTAGGAATCGAATTATTAGCGATTGAAGCTCGTGTAGTCATCGCTTCGGTTGAAACCTACCTCAAATATGCTGAAGCCGTTGGTCTGACTCAATCTGCAGCGGTTCCTGCTTAA
- the gvpC gene encoding gas vesicle protein GvpC — MPALMEKFRQERLSIAEEVAKLSQEVQAFLLDVKTERQKQAQEQATALRESFQKVQQDSLAFLTATQKQRLAQAEKQKEDLRQFQEQRLAAAKQLADDLRQQRLERAKQLKEDLSQFQEQRLAAAKQLADDLRQLHLDRAKQVKDDLSQFQERRLAEAKQLKDDLRQFRQELSLYVFGK; from the coding sequence ATGCCTGCTCTCATGGAAAAGTTCCGCCAGGAGCGTTTATCGATTGCTGAAGAAGTAGCTAAACTCTCGCAAGAAGTCCAAGCTTTTTTGTTGGATGTCAAAACTGAAAGACAAAAACAAGCGCAAGAACAAGCAACTGCTTTGCGCGAATCTTTCCAAAAAGTTCAACAAGACAGCCTCGCGTTTTTAACAGCTACCCAAAAACAGCGTTTAGCTCAAGCGGAAAAGCAAAAAGAGGATTTACGTCAATTTCAAGAACAGCGTTTAGCGGCAGCGAAACAGCTAGCTGACGACCTACGTCAACAGCGTCTAGAGCGAGCCAAACAGCTAAAAGAGGATTTAAGTCAATTTCAAGAACAGCGTTTAGCGGCAGCGAAACAGCTAGCTGACGACTTACGTCAACTTCATCTAGATCGAGCCAAACAGGTGAAGGATGATTTAAGTCAATTTCAGGAACGACGTTTAGCGGAAGCGAAACAGCTAAAAGACGATTTGCGTCAATTTCGTCAAGAGTTGTCCCTCTACGTTTTTGGCAAATAA
- the gvpN gene encoding gas vesicle protein GvpN: MTFTETQTRRSVLCLRPGQFVVTPSIDQVATRALRYLNAGFSIHLCGPAGTGKTTLAMHLANCLARPVMLIFGDDDFTSSDLIGSQSGYTHKKLMDNYIHSVLKVEDELKHNWVDSRLTMACREGFTLVYDEFNRSRPEVNNVLLSALEEKILTLPPTSHQPDYLQVNSQFRAIFTSNPEEYCGVHATQDALMDRLVTINMPEPDQLTQTEILAQKTGIGREDALFIVNLVKTFRVKTATEKTSGLRSCLMIAKVCASHDIAANSDDSDFRDICADVLLSRTNLSVDKSRAILWEILEDNPLESLSFVEETEPSDAQASTSEPSTGNQSLKAIQSLLRGNLPQRKD, from the coding sequence ATGACATTTACTGAAACTCAAACAAGAAGATCCGTCCTCTGCCTTCGCCCTGGTCAGTTTGTTGTTACGCCTTCGATTGATCAAGTTGCCACTCGCGCCTTACGTTATCTAAACGCTGGTTTTTCCATCCATCTATGTGGTCCAGCAGGAACGGGAAAAACCACCTTGGCAATGCACCTGGCCAATTGTTTAGCCAGACCTGTGATGCTGATCTTTGGCGATGATGACTTTACCAGTTCCGATTTAATTGGTAGCCAGTCTGGTTATACCCATAAAAAACTGATGGATAACTATATCCACAGCGTTCTCAAAGTTGAAGACGAGCTAAAACACAATTGGGTGGATTCTCGGTTAACAATGGCCTGTCGAGAGGGGTTTACCCTAGTTTATGATGAGTTCAATCGTTCTCGACCTGAGGTCAACAACGTTTTACTCTCTGCCTTAGAAGAAAAAATTCTCACCCTGCCGCCCACTAGCCATCAACCCGATTACCTACAAGTCAATTCTCAATTTCGGGCAATTTTCACCTCCAACCCAGAAGAATACTGTGGGGTTCATGCCACCCAAGATGCTTTAATGGATCGGTTGGTAACTATCAATATGCCTGAACCGGACCAACTAACTCAGACTGAAATTCTTGCCCAAAAAACGGGGATTGGTCGAGAAGATGCTTTATTTATTGTCAACCTCGTCAAAACCTTTCGTGTGAAAACTGCGACTGAAAAAACGTCGGGTTTGCGCTCTTGTTTAATGATTGCTAAAGTCTGCGCCTCTCACGATATTGCGGCCAACTCCGATGACTCGGACTTCCGTGATATCTGCGCCGATGTTCTTTTGTCCCGCACAAATTTGTCTGTTGATAAGTCAAGAGCGATTTTATGGGAAATACTCGAGGACAATCCGTTAGAATCCTTATCCTTTGTCGAGGAAACGGAGCCTTCCGATGCCCAAGCGTCAACTTCTGAGCCTTCCACAGGAAATCAGTCGTTAAAAGCCATTCAATCTTTACTGCGAGGCAACTTGCCCCAGCGAAAAGACTAA